From a single Brassica oleracea var. oleracea cultivar TO1000 chromosome C5, BOL, whole genome shotgun sequence genomic region:
- the LOC106344516 gene encoding zinc finger BED domain-containing protein RICESLEEPER 2-like, whose product MENLEASVSLLKKLVDEWKVHPLKLSSSPSDTLTIKHAMNSFKMKMTSSAFDNQATDVEMEGEHQEYQETFAAANATSGASSQAQKVKKMVVPRSTVWEHFTRNKENRNKCVCHHCQKIFSCASKSGTSNLKQHLQICKEHIAWLTSQKKNQQQIGNGGKLKASKLTEAIFKEACNELVVLAELPLSFSESTSFKHFCDKVLPFKPHSRRTLTRNIVEMFVKKKAALKNLLITSKQRVSLTTNIWVFQVTGASYMVITAHFIDEQWQLKKLIIGFKCVMDHKGYTISNVILECLADWGLERVFCITVDNATANTSAIKRFHESFISISSDAFVLDGNFLHMRCAAHIINLIDKEGLGDLSENVLAIRNAVQYVRSSTTRLNAFDQRVTNGKMTRASLPLDVKTRWNSNFLTLSRALQFKVAFDRMEAENRLYNDYFIEVDNGAKRCGPPDSWDWKAVEKLIRFMVIFYNSTLVVSASSKVNAFKCYGEIVTIERNLTGLASSVDSELKLKASEMLQKFLKYWDGIKGVNKMLILATIFDPTQKMHFAKLCFEKLYGKDSFEAKEMAKTVTDLLTSMFKEYIMRLKVASVQASQPTEASGVSAQDSQEEGVERMELVVEDFGYERMDAVYNELVAEKGEDTRDELEVYLKEAVENPKLLPGMEFDILSWWKVHKMKYSVLAEMARDLLAMQVSSVASESAFSTSGRILEPCRKLLDSLHDRGSYVY is encoded by the exons ATGACATCCTCAGCTTTCGATAACCAAGCAACTGATGTTGAAATGGAAGGTGAACACCAAGAGTACCAAGAGACATTTGCGGCTGCAAATGCAACATCTGGAGCATCATCTCAGGCGCAGAAGGTGAAGAAGATGGTTGTGCCTAGGTCTACTGTGTGGGAACATTTCACCCGAAACAAAGAGAATCGAAACAAGTGTGTCTGTCACCATTGCCAGAAGATCTTTTCATGTGCATCCAAGTCAGGAACTTCTAACCTGAAGCAGCATCTGCAAATTTGCAAAGAGCACATAGCGTGGTTAACTTCTCAGAAAAAGAATCAGCAGCAGATTGGTAATGGAGGCAAACTGAAGGCATCGAAACTGACTGAAGCGATTTTCAAAGAAGCTTGCAACGAGCTGGTGGTGTTAGCAGAATTGCCACTTTCATTCAGTGAAAGTACTTCTTTTAAGCACTTCTGCGACAAG GTTTTGCCTTTCAAGCCCCACTCAAGAAGGACATTGACAAGGAACATTGTGGAGATGTTTGTGAAAAAGAAAGCAGCGCTGAAGAACTTACTCATCACGAGTAAACAAAGAGTTTCACTGACAACTAATATTTGGGTATTTCAAGTGACAG GTGCAAGTTATATGGTTATCACTGCACATTTCATTGACGAGCAGTGGCAGCTGAAGAAGTTAATCATTGGCTTCAAGTGTGTCATGGATCACAAAGGTTATACAATCTCTAATGTTATTTTAGAGTGTTTAGCTGACTGGGGTCTTGAGAGGGTGTTTTGCATCACAGTAGACAATGCAACCGCAAATACTTCTGCTATTAAGAGGTTTCATGAGAGCTTTATTTCCATTTCCTCTGATGCTTTTGTATTAGACGGGAATTTTTTACACATGAGGTGTGCGGCTCATATTATAAACTTGATAGATAAGGAGGGTTTAGGTGATTTAAGTGAGAATGTGTTAGCTATCAGGAATGCTGTTCAGTATGTTAGGTCCTCAACCACTAGGTTAAATGCCTTTGATCAGAGAGTCACAAATGGTAAGATGACTCGTGCTAGCTTGCCCCTGGATGTAAAGACTAGGTGGAATTCAAATTTCCTTACGCTATCTAGAGCATTACAGTTTAAGGTAGCATTTGATAGAATGGAAGCAGAAAATAGGCTGTACAATGACTATTTTATAGAGGTAGATAATGGGGCAAAGAGGTGTGGACCACCTGATTCTTGGGACTGGAAAGCTGTTGAGAAGCTTATCAGGTTTATGGTCATATTTTACAATAGCACCTTGGTTGTCTCTGCCTCATCTAAGGTCAATGCTTTCAAATGCTATGGTGAGATAGTGACAATTGAGAGAAATCTCACTGGTTTAGCTAGTAGCGTTGACTCTGAGTTGAAGTTGAAGGCATCGGAAATGTTGCAGAAGTTTTTAAAGTATTGGGATGGCATCAAGGGTGTCAACAAAATGTTGATCTTAGCAACCATCTTCGACCCTACACAGAAGATGCATTTCGCGAAGCTCTGTTTCGAGAAGCTGTATGGGAAAGATAGCTTCGAGGCTAAGGAAATGGCAAAGACGGTGACTGATCTTCTCACATCCATGTTTAAGGAGTACATCATGCGTTTGAAAGTAGCTTCTGTACAAGCATCACAGCCAACAGAAGCTTCTGGCGTCTCTGCTCAAGACTCTCAAGAAGAAGGAGTAGAAAGAATGGAACTGGTGGTTGAGGATTTCGGTTATGAAAGGATGGATGCTGTGTACAACGAACTTGTTGCAGAAAAAGGTGAAGACACTAGGGATGAGCTTGAAGTTTACTTGAAAGAGGCGGTTGAGAACCCAAAGCTCTTACCGGGAATGGAGTTTGACATTCTGTCGTGGTGGAAGGTGCATAAAATGAAGTATTCGGTCCTTGCAGAGATGGCGAGAGATCTGTTGGCTATGCAGGTTTCATCAGTGGCATCAGAAAGTGCATTCAGCACAAGTGGGAGGATATTGGAGCCTTGTCGAAAGCTGCTTGACTCACTACATGATAGAGGTTCTTATGTGTACTGA